In Vigna angularis cultivar LongXiaoDou No.4 chromosome 8, ASM1680809v1, whole genome shotgun sequence, one DNA window encodes the following:
- the LOC108345729 gene encoding K(+) efflux antiporter 5 isoform X2, translating to MLQQGTYISYQESDKSSFNSSVADQQAVLETVAKITHEKSKRNDTHEGNATRAFQFQDVFSLENEDSDDVTTLIDKKDNVFVMSNKKSKYPVLQVDLRLISDLVVVIVSAAIAGIVFSCLGQPVIVGYLLAGSLIGPGGLKFISEMVQVETVAQFGVVFLLFALGLEFSLAKLKAVGAVAVLGGLLQIVIFMFMCGILSMLFGASLSEGVFVGSFLSMSSTAVVVKFLVERNSSNALHVQITIGTLIFQDCAVGLLFALLPVLGGNSGLLQGIMSMGRLLLVLSLYITATSILSWSFVPRFLKLMMRLSSQTNELYQLAAVAFCLLSAWCSDKLGLSLELGSFMAGVMISTTDFGQHTLDQVEPIRNLFAALFLSSIGMLIHVQFLWNHVDILLASVILVVVVKTAVVAIVTKAFGYSLKTAFIVGISLAQIGEFAFVLLSRASNLHLVEGKMYLLLLGTTALSLVTTPLLFKLIPAVMNLGVLMHWFPSESTTQIEGKVSVNEASRML from the exons AATCTGACAAAAGCAGCTTTAATAGCAGTGTAGCAGATCAGCAG GCTGTATTGGAGACTGTAGCTAAAATTACTCATGAGAAATCAAAGAGAAATGATACACATGAGGGAAA TGCTACGAGAGCATTTCAGTTTCAGGATGTGTTCTCACTGGAAAATGAAGATTCTGATGATGTGACAACTTTGATAGACAAAAAG GACAATGTCTTCGTCATGTCTAACAAGAAATCCAAATATCCTGTGCTTCAAGTGGATTTGAG GCTAATATCAGATTTGGTGGTTGTAATAGTTTCAGCAGCCATTGCTGGGATTGTCTTTTCTTGTTTGGGACAACCG GTTATCGTGGGCTATCTTCTTGCAGGCTCACTTATTGGACCTGGCGGTTTGAAATTTATTAGTGAAATGGTGCAG GTTGAGACTGTTGCACAATTTGGTGTAGTGTTTCTTCTCTTTGCTTTGGGGCTGGAATTTTCCCTGGCAAAG TTAAAAGCTGTGGGGGCTGTTGCTGTTCTTGGAGGACTACTTCAAATTGTCATTTTTATGTTCATGTGTGGCATTCTTTCCATG TTATTTGGAGCCTCATTGTCTGAGGGTGTTTTTGTGGGTTCCTTTCTGTCCATGTCATCAACAGCAGTA GTGGTGAAGTTTTTGGTGGAGCGAAATAGTAGTAATGCTCTTCATGTTCAAATTACAATTGGGACGCTTATTTTTCAG GATTGTGCAGTGGGTTTACTATTTGCTTTGCTCCCAGTTTTGGGTGGTAACAGTGGCCTTTTACAAGGAATAATGTCAATGGGGAGACT GCTGCTAGTGTTGTCTTTGTACATCACTGCTACATCCATATTGTCATGGTCATTTGTTCCTCGGTTTCTTAAACTTATGATGCGGCTGTCATCTCAG ACTAATGAACTCTATCAGCTTGCTGCTGTTGCTTTCTGCTTGTTATCTGCATGG TGCAGTGATAAGCTAGGCCTTAGTCTTGAGCTGGGTTCATTTATGGCTGGTGTTATGATTTCCACAACAGACTTCGGTCAGCATACTTTGGACCAG GTGGAACCAATTCGTAACCTATTTGCAGCTCTCTTTCTCTCGAGTATTGGAATGCTTATACACGTGCAATTCCTTTGGAACCATGTGGATATCCTGCTGGCATCTGTTATTCTGGTTGTAGTCGTTAAAACTGCTGTTGTTGCTATAGTCACCAAGGCCTTTGGTTATAGCCTTAAGACGGCATTTATT GTTGGTATCTCGCTTGCCCAAATAGGTGAATTTGCTTTTGTCCTCCTGAGTCGTGCTTCAAATCTTCACCTTGTTGAG ggGAAAATGTATCTTCTTCTTCTAGGGACAACGGCTCTCAGTCTG GTTACAACTCCACTTTTGTTTAAATTGATACCTGCTGTCATGAATCTGGGTGTTCTCATGCACTGGTTCCCCTCTGAAAGTACAACACAAATTGAG GGGAAAGTATCTGTGAATGAAGCAAGCAGAATGTTATGA
- the LOC108345729 gene encoding K(+) efflux antiporter 5 isoform X1: MTTATLGPKERRAFGLWCCVVCLAICARVCSAARSDKETRERFYGNIANLTSPESNNTLAKMFDRVLEKEFSENDQPEESDKSSFNSSVADQQAVLETVAKITHEKSKRNDTHEGNATRAFQFQDVFSLENEDSDDVTTLIDKKDNVFVMSNKKSKYPVLQVDLRLISDLVVVIVSAAIAGIVFSCLGQPVIVGYLLAGSLIGPGGLKFISEMVQVETVAQFGVVFLLFALGLEFSLAKLKAVGAVAVLGGLLQIVIFMFMCGILSMLFGASLSEGVFVGSFLSMSSTAVVVKFLVERNSSNALHVQITIGTLIFQDCAVGLLFALLPVLGGNSGLLQGIMSMGRLLLVLSLYITATSILSWSFVPRFLKLMMRLSSQTNELYQLAAVAFCLLSAWCSDKLGLSLELGSFMAGVMISTTDFGQHTLDQVEPIRNLFAALFLSSIGMLIHVQFLWNHVDILLASVILVVVVKTAVVAIVTKAFGYSLKTAFIVGISLAQIGEFAFVLLSRASNLHLVEGKMYLLLLGTTALSLVTTPLLFKLIPAVMNLGVLMHWFPSESTTQIEGKVSVNEASRML; this comes from the exons ATGACGACGGCGACTCTCGGCCCGAAGGAGCGGCGGGCTTTTGGGCTCTGGTGCTGCGTTGTGTGCCTCGCGATCTGCGCTAGGGTTTGCAGCGCGGCCAGATCGGACAAGGAAACGCGCGAGAGGTTCTACGGAAACATAGCCAATTTGACGTCGCCCGAATCCAACAACACCTTGGCCAAGATGTTCGATCGCGTTCTCGAGAAGGAGTTTTCTGAGAATGACCAACCAGAAG AATCTGACAAAAGCAGCTTTAATAGCAGTGTAGCAGATCAGCAG GCTGTATTGGAGACTGTAGCTAAAATTACTCATGAGAAATCAAAGAGAAATGATACACATGAGGGAAA TGCTACGAGAGCATTTCAGTTTCAGGATGTGTTCTCACTGGAAAATGAAGATTCTGATGATGTGACAACTTTGATAGACAAAAAG GACAATGTCTTCGTCATGTCTAACAAGAAATCCAAATATCCTGTGCTTCAAGTGGATTTGAG GCTAATATCAGATTTGGTGGTTGTAATAGTTTCAGCAGCCATTGCTGGGATTGTCTTTTCTTGTTTGGGACAACCG GTTATCGTGGGCTATCTTCTTGCAGGCTCACTTATTGGACCTGGCGGTTTGAAATTTATTAGTGAAATGGTGCAG GTTGAGACTGTTGCACAATTTGGTGTAGTGTTTCTTCTCTTTGCTTTGGGGCTGGAATTTTCCCTGGCAAAG TTAAAAGCTGTGGGGGCTGTTGCTGTTCTTGGAGGACTACTTCAAATTGTCATTTTTATGTTCATGTGTGGCATTCTTTCCATG TTATTTGGAGCCTCATTGTCTGAGGGTGTTTTTGTGGGTTCCTTTCTGTCCATGTCATCAACAGCAGTA GTGGTGAAGTTTTTGGTGGAGCGAAATAGTAGTAATGCTCTTCATGTTCAAATTACAATTGGGACGCTTATTTTTCAG GATTGTGCAGTGGGTTTACTATTTGCTTTGCTCCCAGTTTTGGGTGGTAACAGTGGCCTTTTACAAGGAATAATGTCAATGGGGAGACT GCTGCTAGTGTTGTCTTTGTACATCACTGCTACATCCATATTGTCATGGTCATTTGTTCCTCGGTTTCTTAAACTTATGATGCGGCTGTCATCTCAG ACTAATGAACTCTATCAGCTTGCTGCTGTTGCTTTCTGCTTGTTATCTGCATGG TGCAGTGATAAGCTAGGCCTTAGTCTTGAGCTGGGTTCATTTATGGCTGGTGTTATGATTTCCACAACAGACTTCGGTCAGCATACTTTGGACCAG GTGGAACCAATTCGTAACCTATTTGCAGCTCTCTTTCTCTCGAGTATTGGAATGCTTATACACGTGCAATTCCTTTGGAACCATGTGGATATCCTGCTGGCATCTGTTATTCTGGTTGTAGTCGTTAAAACTGCTGTTGTTGCTATAGTCACCAAGGCCTTTGGTTATAGCCTTAAGACGGCATTTATT GTTGGTATCTCGCTTGCCCAAATAGGTGAATTTGCTTTTGTCCTCCTGAGTCGTGCTTCAAATCTTCACCTTGTTGAG ggGAAAATGTATCTTCTTCTTCTAGGGACAACGGCTCTCAGTCTG GTTACAACTCCACTTTTGTTTAAATTGATACCTGCTGTCATGAATCTGGGTGTTCTCATGCACTGGTTCCCCTCTGAAAGTACAACACAAATTGAG GGGAAAGTATCTGTGAATGAAGCAAGCAGAATGTTATGA